The sequence GGACAAACCGACCTGTCTCTGGCGCCGCAGGCCACCACCGGCGACTATGCCGTCGGCGACTGGGTGCTGGTCGAGCCGCATGATCAGCTTGTGAAGCGTCGCCTGACCCGCAAGACGGTGCTGGAGCGCCGCACCCAGGGTGGCCGGGTGCCACAGCTGGCCGCGGCCAATGTCGACACGCTGTTCATCGTCACCTCCTGCAATGCCGATTTCAACATCGCCCGGCTCGAGCGCTATCTGGCACTGGCCAACGAGGCCGGAACGACACCGGTGATCCTGTTGACCAAGGCCGACACGGCTGAAGATGCCGAGGCGTACCAACGCCAAGCCGCCGCGCTGCAGCGCGGATTGGCCGTTGTAACGCTTAACCCGCGCACGTCGGATGCCGCGACCGCCCTCGCCGCCTGGTGCGGCACCGGGCAGACGGTGGCGCTGATCGGGTCCTCCGGCGTCGGCAAATCGACACTGGTCAACACGCTGGCCGGATCGGCGCAGCAATCGCCGCAGCAGACCGGAGCCATTCGCGAACACGACGCCAAGGGACGCCACACCACCACGGCACGCTCGCTGCATGCCATTGCCGGCGGCGGCTGGGTGATCGACACGCCGGGCATGCGCACGCTGCAGGTCAGCGATGTCGGCTACGGCATCGACACGCTGTTTGCCGAGATCACCGAACTGGCACCGCTGTGCAAATTCCGCGACTGCACCCATGTGCACGAACCGGGCTGCGCGGTGCAGGCTGCCATCAAGGCCGGCACGCTCGATCCGGAGCGCCTTGCCCGCTGGCGCAAACTGTCCGACGAAAACCAGCACAACACGCCGGTGCAGACAGGACCTCGCGGCGCCACGTCCCCCGCCGGCCGCGGCAAGCGGCGCTGAACCACCGCCCTACTCCCCTACTCCCTACTCCCCTACTCCCCTAGCCTCAAAGCCGCGCCGTGCCGAAAATCCTATCCCACAGCAGCGACGTCACGCCGAAATTGGCGTTGTCGTCGATATGGTGATGCACCGCGTGGCGGCGCTTGAGCGTGTAGAGATAGCTGGGATGAGCGGGATGCCAGTGGTGGATCATGTGGTGGACGCTGACATACCAGAGATAGCCCAGCATCAGGCCGCAACTGACCGCGCTGGCGGTCGCGAAACCGGAAACCATCCAGACGGGCAATGCGATCAGCGCATGCACACCGAGGCTGAGCCAGGTCGGCGTACCGACCGGACTGCGCTCCTCGACATGGTGACGGTCGTGCAGATCCCTGATGTAGGGCACGTGATGCAGGACGAAGCGGTGCAGGACGTATTCGATCAGCGTCCACAGGCCGAGGCAGATCAGCACCGTGCCGATCCATTCCGGCGCGCTCTCTTCCCCGGCCTCGATCAACCCGGCCACCCCCAAGAGGGCGATTGCCAGCGGATAGACCACGAAGTCGCTGTAGTAGCCGATCAGACTGAGTTGCATTCCGGACGCCCCACCTGATTCTCGACGCCGCCCAAAAAACGATGCTATCAGATTGCCGGACTCGCGGGGGAGGTGCAATGCAGATGCATCTGAAATAGCGTCGCAATTTCCCGGTGCAAGATCGCATCCATGATCCACCCAGAATCAGCCGATCTCGCACCAGCGCCGCAAACGGGCATGCAAAAATGGCAAAACGCAGTGCGGGCCTGCTGATTTATCGTCGAAACGATGGGGATATCCAGGTGCTTCTGGTTCATCCCGGCGGCCCGTTCTGGGCGAAGAAGGACGATGGCGCCTGGTCGATCCCGAAAGGCCTCGTCGACGAGGGCGAGGACGAACTGGCGGCCGCGCAGCGCGAGACAGGGGAAGAGCTCGGCATCACAATCGACGGCCCCTTCGCGCGCCTCGGCGACTACAAGCAACCGGGCGGCAAGATCGTCATCGCCTGGTCCGTCGAGGCCCAGGCCGAGATCGATGTGACCGCTCTCAAGAGCAACAGTTTCACGATGGAATGGCCGCCGCGCTCCGGGTCGATGAAGGAATTTCCGGAGGTCGACAGAGCCGGCTGGTTCAGCCTGCCCGAGGCCGAGATCAAGATCCTTGTCGGGCAGCGCCCGATGCTGGCTGACTTGGCGAGGCAACTGGATGCCGGGTGATTGCCGGTGCCAGCTTCCTTCCATCGATCATCGCCTGGATCAAGGCCGCCGCTTCTATCGAAAGACCAGGCCCGATCGGCCGGGCCTCGGTTGCCTGGTCCGTTCGATGGCGACGAGAAGCGCGCCGGCTGCCATCAACGGCAAATGCGCATCGGCAAGGCAGAGCGGCAAAAGCATCAGCGCCCAGCAGGTCGCCACGCACCAGCAGGCCAGGGTGAGACCGAACAGCAGCGGATCGGCGAACGCCGCCGCGCCGAAGATCGACAGCCGCGGACGCAAGTGACATCGGGCAAGGCAGCGTGCCCGTGCCGGACTGACCTGCCAGGCCAGGCCTGCCGCGGCAGCCACCAGCCCGGCGCCCAGTTCCGAGCCCGTCGAGCCGTGCAAGAGGTAGGCCGTCAAGACCAGGATCACACAGGCGATCGTCCAGATCGACAGATAGCCGGCGATGAAGAGCAGGATCGCTCGCCAGCGATGCCGTGACAGGGAGCGATACCACAAATGAAGAAGGGGGCCGGCGAGCGCCGGCGCCATCATCGCGATCACCATCAGTACCGACCCGCCGGCGAGCGCCGGCCAACCGACTGTTTGTATCGCGAAGTCGAGAGCGAACACGCCTTGAGGAATTGTGGCGTTGGGCGGCCCGCCGCACAGCAGCGGCAGCGCGACATGAAGCCGGTCGCCCCCAACAATCAGCAGCCAGGCACACAGGCTGACGCTCCAGAGCAGAAGCCCGAGCGGGCCGAAACCCCGTGCCTGTAGCCATTGTCTCAGCATCAGCTCGACTGACGATAGATGCTCACGCGCTTGATCGAGACCCCTCCCGCTCCGACGGAACTCACCGGCACGAACAGCACGGACAGATTGCTGAGGTCGGCATTGCCGGACAGATGCAGCCGGTCGATTGTATCGGTGATCTCCAGCACTTTCGTCATTCCCGAGCCGCCATGCGGTTTGGCCATGTTCGTCGCGGCGCGCGCTCCAAACAGCGACACCACCCCTGCCCGGTTATCAGGATGCGCCGCCGGGTCGGCGCCTTCGGGCAGCCCGACATAGACGTCGAACACGGCGGCGTTGTTGTCGCTGGTGATATTCTCCAGGTTGAGAAACACGCGGTCGGGTTCAGGGACGGACCGCGCCGCGAACTCATTCAGCTTGAAGCTGTTGGTGACTTTGCGGGCGGTCGGCTTGTCGACCTTGATTGTCGTTGACGTGGGCGCGTTGGAGAGCGTGACGGCCTTGGCGTTGGCGCCAAGCAATTCGACGATGGGCTTTTTCGCCACGGAACTGACCTCCGGACCTGCAACGCCTTGGGCGCCTGGTATCATCGCACTCAACGTTCTCAGCCTGAGGCCGAGGCGCTGTTGCCCGGCAAAGGGATCGCTGGTGTCTTCATAGACATAATTGAGCCCTGGTGCGGTTGTGTCGAGCATATCTTTCGGCGCAAATCGTTTGCGCGTTCCATCGGGCTGCGGAAGAATGAATTTGTGCCGCCCGGCCGGGCCGTTGAGCCATGAGGAGAGGGTCGGGTTCTTGTGACGTGCGTCACGTTTGCGCCAAACCTCCCACAGCCGGTCGATATTGGCATGGTGCAGCCAGAAGATGGGATCGAGCCCTGCCGTCTCCGGCATCGACATGAGGCCCGCGAAACGCCAGTCGTTTGGATCTT is a genomic window of Mesorhizobium huakuii containing:
- the rsgA gene encoding ribosome small subunit-dependent GTPase A, encoding MLSDAYDAVPLVEAVTASSPAPSLSLATLGWSEFFGDQLEPSEAHLIPTRIAMVHRDRLSGLSQTGQTDLSLAPQATTGDYAVGDWVLVEPHDQLVKRRLTRKTVLERRTQGGRVPQLAAANVDTLFIVTSCNADFNIARLERYLALANEAGTTPVILLTKADTAEDAEAYQRQAAALQRGLAVVTLNPRTSDAATALAAWCGTGQTVALIGSSGVGKSTLVNTLAGSAQQSPQQTGAIREHDAKGRHTTTARSLHAIAGGGWVIDTPGMRTLQVSDVGYGIDTLFAEITELAPLCKFRDCTHVHEPGCAVQAAIKAGTLDPERLARWRKLSDENQHNTPVQTGPRGATSPAGRGKRR
- a CDS encoding sterol desaturase family protein, giving the protein MQLSLIGYYSDFVVYPLAIALLGVAGLIEAGEESAPEWIGTVLICLGLWTLIEYVLHRFVLHHVPYIRDLHDRHHVEERSPVGTPTWLSLGVHALIALPVWMVSGFATASAVSCGLMLGYLWYVSVHHMIHHWHPAHPSYLYTLKRRHAVHHHIDDNANFGVTSLLWDRIFGTARL
- a CDS encoding tyrosinase family protein — encoded protein: MAVIRPQDVDTKTALTDGQFEGVTNGSPGFGGVRTPFQHDADRDHEGWLEQVPHDVVHGRVGGSQAGQDPNDWRFAGLMSMPETAGLDPIFWLHHANIDRLWEVWRKRDARHKNPTLSSWLNGPAGRHKFILPQPDGTRKRFAPKDMLDTTAPGLNYVYEDTSDPFAGQQRLGLRLRTLSAMIPGAQGVAGPEVSSVAKKPIVELLGANAKAVTLSNAPTSTTIKVDKPTARKVTNSFKLNEFAARSVPEPDRVFLNLENITSDNNAAVFDVYVGLPEGADPAAHPDNRAGVVSLFGARAATNMAKPHGGSGMTKVLEITDTIDRLHLSGNADLSNLSVLFVPVSSVGAGGVSIKRVSIYRQSS
- a CDS encoding DUF2182 domain-containing protein — its product is MLRQWLQARGFGPLGLLLWSVSLCAWLLIVGGDRLHVALPLLCGGPPNATIPQGVFALDFAIQTVGWPALAGGSVLMVIAMMAPALAGPLLHLWYRSLSRHRWRAILLFIAGYLSIWTIACVILVLTAYLLHGSTGSELGAGLVAAAAGLAWQVSPARARCLARCHLRPRLSIFGAAAFADPLLFGLTLACWCVATCWALMLLPLCLADAHLPLMAAGALLVAIERTRQPRPGRSGLVFR
- a CDS encoding NUDIX domain-containing protein, with protein sequence MAKRSAGLLIYRRNDGDIQVLLVHPGGPFWAKKDDGAWSIPKGLVDEGEDELAAAQRETGEELGITIDGPFARLGDYKQPGGKIVIAWSVEAQAEIDVTALKSNSFTMEWPPRSGSMKEFPEVDRAGWFSLPEAEIKILVGQRPMLADLARQLDAG